One stretch of Chitinophaga pendula DNA includes these proteins:
- a CDS encoding winged helix-turn-helix transcriptional regulator produces MYVKKLPEQPEYYGVTTTMNVLKGKWKPCLLESIHAGIRRPSELLRSIPEATLRVLNLQLKELEELNIVYKKIYPQVPPKVEYYLTEWGERLIPVITQMEQWGMDYSKQEVAHCEVKTS; encoded by the coding sequence ATGTATGTGAAGAAGCTACCGGAACAGCCGGAATATTATGGGGTGACTACGACGATGAATGTGCTTAAAGGTAAGTGGAAGCCCTGTCTGCTGGAAAGTATTCACGCCGGGATACGCCGACCAAGTGAATTACTCCGGAGCATTCCGGAGGCGACCCTTCGCGTGCTAAATCTGCAGCTGAAGGAGCTGGAAGAGCTGAATATTGTTTACAAAAAGATCTATCCGCAAGTACCTCCCAAGGTGGAATATTATTTAACGGAATGGGGAGAACGGCTGATACCTGTTATTACACAGATGGAGCAATGGGGTATGGATTATTCGAAGCAGGAGGTCGCTCACTGCGAAGTAAAGACATCATAG
- a CDS encoding tellurite resistance TerB family protein yields the protein MSLTQELKDHFLHLYHMALSDAQVDVKELEMLYRIGETRGVSRSDMDKLLIDSDQPRNTIPQTILEKVDCLYDLSLIAWADGCIEPEERKALELFCARLGFKEENIPQICEYLLDEAFKNTPKEQILSTVSQNI from the coding sequence ATGTCATTAACACAGGAATTAAAAGATCACTTCCTTCACCTCTATCATATGGCTCTTTCCGATGCCCAGGTAGATGTGAAAGAACTTGAAATGTTGTACCGGATCGGCGAGACCAGAGGAGTAAGCCGCTCCGATATGGATAAGCTGCTGATCGATTCAGACCAGCCCCGGAACACAATACCGCAGACTATTCTCGAAAAAGTAGATTGCCTCTATGACCTCAGCCTGATCGCCTGGGCCGATGGATGTATCGAACCGGAAGAAAGAAAAGCCCTGGAACTATTCTGCGCCCGCCTGGGCTTTAAAGAGGAAAATATCCCACAGATATGCGAATACCTGTTGGACGAAGCCTTTAAGAATACTCCCAAAGAACAAATATTATCCACCGTATCCCAAAACATCTAA
- a CDS encoding ADP-ribosylation/crystallin J1, whose product MKTITLYRPTGLQELLLIADSGFKAFPPRLSWQPIFYPVLNQAYAEQIAFEWNIHDEFSGYCGIVTSFEVDEAHVQTYAVQNVGDNLHNELWVAAEQLVTHSYRRQIRYWQH is encoded by the coding sequence GTGAAGACTATTACCCTTTACCGGCCTACGGGATTGCAGGAGTTGTTACTGATTGCAGACAGCGGATTTAAAGCCTTTCCTCCCCGATTGTCCTGGCAGCCTATATTTTATCCTGTACTGAATCAGGCTTATGCCGAGCAAATTGCTTTTGAATGGAACATACATGACGAATTTTCGGGATACTGTGGTATTGTCACTTCTTTTGAAGTAGACGAAGCCCATGTACAAACCTATGCTGTGCAAAATGTGGGCGATAACCTGCATAACGAGCTATGGGTAGCTGCGGAGCAACTGGTGACCCATTCGTACCGCCGGCAGATCCGGTACTGGCAGCACTGA
- a CDS encoding ATP-grasp domain-containing protein — MKIAYICYEIQERYVVESIPDEDSRLLTFLQEKGLDITREIWTDTNVTWTSYDLVLLKSPWDYFDRIQEFYAWLKQLKDAGITMLNTYDTVKWNSDKHYLSDMITAGFPVIPSQYLEQGTQPDLAGFFDAFNTDKLIVKPCISGGAKNTIVITRDKIATQSSHVTELLQTEAFMVQPFIKEIKEGEWSLLFFNGSFSHAVLKVPKPEDFRVQHYHGGIVEARVPDTSLVAAARAFLTRFAPDSLYARVDGIVINDQFTLMELELIEPLLFLDSDPSSYERYYQALVHRCGQLQQPKQLHTIE, encoded by the coding sequence ATGAAAATAGCCTACATCTGCTACGAAATACAGGAACGTTATGTGGTAGAATCCATCCCCGATGAAGATAGCCGCCTCTTAACTTTCCTCCAGGAAAAAGGATTGGATATCACCCGGGAAATATGGACAGATACCAACGTAACCTGGACCAGTTACGACCTGGTCTTGCTCAAATCCCCCTGGGACTATTTCGATCGCATCCAAGAATTCTATGCCTGGCTGAAACAACTGAAAGATGCCGGTATAACCATGCTCAATACCTATGATACCGTTAAATGGAATAGCGATAAACACTACCTCAGTGATATGATAACCGCAGGTTTCCCCGTTATTCCCTCCCAATACCTGGAACAGGGAACCCAACCTGATCTGGCGGGATTTTTTGACGCATTCAATACCGACAAATTGATCGTTAAACCCTGCATCAGCGGTGGTGCTAAAAATACCATCGTCATTACCCGGGATAAAATAGCAACCCAATCCTCACATGTAACCGAACTGCTGCAAACAGAGGCTTTCATGGTGCAACCTTTTATTAAGGAGATCAAAGAAGGGGAGTGGTCACTGCTATTCTTTAACGGATCATTCAGTCACGCGGTACTGAAAGTTCCCAAACCGGAAGACTTCCGTGTACAGCATTACCATGGCGGTATAGTAGAAGCACGGGTACCTGACACCTCGTTGGTAGCAGCCGCCCGCGCTTTCCTCACCCGCTTTGCACCAGACAGCCTCTACGCTCGCGTAGATGGTATCGTGATCAATGACCAATTTACCTTGATGGAACTGGAACTCATCGAGCCACTGCTATTCCTCGATAGCGATCCGTCCAGCTACGAACGCTACTATCAGGCATTGGTACATCGCTGCGGACAACTACAACAGCCCAAACAATTACATACGATAGAATAA
- the pdxR gene encoding MocR-like pyridoxine biosynthesis transcription factor PdxR, whose product MSKISPEIPLPFISLDRTLPAPLYRQLYEGIRNSIFSGMLKQGERMPSTRTWAEELSVSRNCVMQAFDQLLLEGFLEGRAGDGTYVCKQLPELPKRPAAEVGEEEVLPAQVLPPPEIRTAYWLPGDVMERDSETETFLPFQLCVPSLDAFPFATWSKISSATYRDIQLLHLGYNDAQGYLPLREALVDYLRINRSIRCTAEQIVIVNGSRQALQLAMQVLLSPGDECWMEDPGYNAVKTAIMQRGAKLCPVPVTTQGIDITYASTRYPNAKLAYVTPSHQYPLGGTIPLSERLRLLQWASTNRMWIIEDDYDSEFRYNGRPIPALQGLDTNGNVIYVGTFSKVLFPALRLAYLVLPTQEVARHFKIAKAVADRHSPLIEQRVLSTFITGGHFERHMRRMRVLYKKQQDTLIRLLQQHLSHEVTIAAADAGMHLVVWLLRDIPDMVVVRAAAARRLIVFPVTEFVVQFPQRPGLLLGFTGFTEEQLEQSVLCLKQVFADISS is encoded by the coding sequence ATGAGCAAGATATCACCGGAGATACCATTACCTTTTATTTCACTGGATCGTACGTTGCCGGCGCCTTTGTACCGGCAGTTGTACGAGGGTATCCGGAACAGTATTTTCAGTGGGATGTTGAAGCAAGGTGAGCGGATGCCATCGACGCGGACATGGGCGGAGGAATTGTCGGTATCCCGGAACTGTGTGATGCAGGCTTTTGATCAGTTGTTGCTGGAGGGGTTCCTGGAGGGGCGGGCTGGTGATGGGACGTATGTTTGTAAGCAGCTACCGGAGCTGCCTAAACGTCCGGCGGCTGAGGTGGGTGAGGAGGAGGTGTTACCGGCGCAGGTGTTGCCTCCGCCTGAGATCAGGACAGCGTATTGGTTGCCGGGGGATGTAATGGAGCGGGACAGTGAGACAGAGACGTTTCTGCCATTCCAGTTATGTGTACCCTCTCTGGATGCTTTTCCGTTTGCTACCTGGTCGAAGATCAGCTCAGCTACGTACCGGGATATCCAGTTGTTGCACCTGGGGTATAATGATGCCCAGGGGTATCTGCCGTTGCGGGAGGCGCTGGTGGATTATCTGCGTATCAACCGGTCTATCCGTTGTACGGCCGAGCAGATTGTGATCGTGAACGGATCGAGGCAGGCGTTGCAGTTGGCGATGCAGGTGTTGTTGTCGCCAGGCGATGAGTGTTGGATGGAAGATCCCGGATATAATGCGGTGAAGACGGCTATTATGCAGCGAGGAGCGAAATTATGTCCGGTGCCGGTGACTACGCAGGGTATTGACATTACGTATGCCAGTACGCGTTATCCGAATGCGAAGCTGGCGTATGTAACTCCCTCGCATCAATATCCGTTGGGGGGTACTATACCCTTGAGTGAGCGGTTGCGATTATTACAATGGGCATCGACTAACCGGATGTGGATCATAGAGGATGATTACGACAGTGAGTTCCGTTATAACGGGCGGCCGATCCCGGCGTTACAGGGTTTGGACACAAACGGTAATGTGATCTATGTGGGGACTTTCAGTAAGGTATTGTTTCCGGCATTGCGGCTGGCTTACCTGGTGTTGCCTACGCAGGAGGTAGCCCGGCATTTTAAGATTGCGAAGGCTGTGGCGGACCGTCATAGTCCGTTGATCGAGCAGCGGGTATTATCTACTTTTATTACGGGAGGGCATTTTGAGCGGCATATGCGCCGGATGCGGGTATTATATAAAAAGCAGCAGGATACGCTGATCCGGTTGCTGCAGCAACATTTATCGCATGAGGTAACGATTGCGGCGGCGGATGCGGGTATGCACCTGGTGGTGTGGTTATTGCGTGATATCCCGGATATGGTGGTGGTGCGGGCTGCGGCGGCGCGGCGACTGATTGTATTTCCGGTGACGGAGTTTGTTGTACAGTTTCCGCAGCGGCCGGGGTTGTTGCTGGGGTTTACAGGATTTACGGAGGAGCAGCTGGAGCAGTCCGTATTGTGTTTAAAACAGGTATTTGCCGATATAAGCAGCTGA
- a CDS encoding YegP family protein, with protein sequence MSNPQFELLKSTANGQYYFRLKAGNGEIILRSEMYVQRQSAINGIASVKENAPFDVRYERKDNTGHYTFNLKAANGQIIGSSESYNTREARENGIASVKKNAPVAPVDDRT encoded by the coding sequence ATGAGTAATCCTCAATTTGAATTGCTGAAAAGTACAGCAAACGGACAATACTACTTTCGCCTGAAAGCAGGAAATGGAGAAATCATCCTCCGTAGCGAAATGTATGTACAAAGACAATCCGCTATCAACGGAATAGCATCTGTTAAAGAAAATGCCCCCTTCGACGTACGCTACGAGCGTAAAGACAACACCGGGCATTACACATTTAACCTCAAGGCCGCAAATGGCCAGATCATCGGTAGCAGCGAAAGCTATAACACCCGGGAAGCACGCGAAAATGGCATCGCTTCCGTAAAAAAAAATGCACCCGTTGCCCCTGTCGATGACAGAACCTGA
- a CDS encoding efflux RND transporter permease subunit, whose translation MFKKIIDRPVSATVVAVIIFLLGLLALKSLPMETFPDIAPPAVAVTARYPGANAETMARAVATPLEQVINGVENMTYMSSTSSNDGTLTITVFFKQGTNPDQAAVNVQNRVAQASNQLPKEVLQAGVITAKQQNGMIMFIDIYSDDRYDGEFVNNYTLINLIPQIQRIQGVGKAALFGSKDYAMRIWLNPAQLTAYRISPQEVIEAINNQNLEAAPGRLGEGSNVAYEYAIRYKGKLNQEPDYENLLIRADENGKILRLKDIARIELGSLDHAYAAAVSSRGRPDAGIFVFQVPGSNANDIQTAIFNLLKKAKKSFPAGLDYTVSYSTKTFLDEAIDQVKHTFIEAFILVFIVVFIFLQDLRSTIIPAITVLVSIVGTFFFMKLLGLTINMLTLFALVLAIGIVVDDAIVVVEAVHTKLGHNVPPRNATVSAMSEITGVIISITLVMAAVFLPVSLIDGPVGMFYRQFAFTLAIAIILSAINALTLSPALCAILLKAGHTNDQKGIRRIFHLFNLGFDAATAKYIRAAQVLIRHKGWTMGGLVVIVIATVILAQKVPKAFIPTEDQSTLISTVNLAPGAGYTRTKKLLDSVEHLVSKIDGVDFTSIVVGENLMSASVSPSFGSMYTALKPKKDRGKFADINAIADSVNKIFYGLPEGNSYTFNLPTVQGFGTIDGLDVVLKDNTGAPITKLADQANKFIAALLKQKEIGTAYTSFNANYPQYQLDVDDVRAKQFGLEVSDVLSTMQAYYGSIYASDFNRFGKYYRVVVQADIPFRVDEQSLQYIQVKNKQGEMVPMTAVAQLKRVFGPEVINHLNQSNAITISVQAAKGYSSDDAMKTIDQVASQLPHGYAHEYIGMAREEQAAGSQTVFVFGLCVIFVYLLLSSQYESYVLPLAVMLTLPTGILGVFTFIWWMGVSNNIYVQITLIMLIGLLAKNAILIVEFAVQRRRAGHPLVEAALEAARLRLRPILMTSLAFIAGMLPLLFAKGATEQGNVAIASGAIGGMLFGVVLGVFITPVLFIIFQALQEKIFGNKHRLPALAIAKL comes from the coding sequence ATGTTTAAAAAGATCATAGACCGTCCTGTGTCGGCCACAGTCGTCGCTGTCATCATATTTTTACTGGGCTTGCTCGCTCTGAAAAGTCTCCCCATGGAAACTTTCCCCGATATAGCCCCTCCCGCAGTAGCCGTTACCGCACGCTACCCAGGCGCCAATGCCGAAACAATGGCACGCGCCGTCGCCACCCCATTGGAACAGGTCATTAACGGGGTGGAAAACATGACCTACATGTCCTCCACCTCCTCCAACGATGGAACCCTCACCATCACCGTATTTTTCAAACAAGGCACCAACCCGGACCAGGCGGCCGTCAACGTACAGAACCGCGTAGCACAAGCCTCCAACCAACTGCCTAAAGAAGTCCTCCAGGCGGGCGTTATCACCGCCAAACAACAGAATGGCATGATCATGTTCATCGACATTTATTCCGATGACAGATACGATGGAGAATTCGTGAATAACTATACATTGATTAATCTCATCCCTCAGATACAACGTATACAGGGTGTCGGTAAAGCCGCCCTTTTCGGTAGTAAAGACTATGCCATGCGCATATGGCTCAACCCCGCCCAGCTTACCGCCTATCGCATCAGCCCCCAGGAAGTCATTGAAGCCATCAACAACCAAAACCTGGAAGCAGCACCCGGTAGATTAGGAGAAGGTAGCAACGTCGCATACGAATATGCTATCCGATACAAAGGCAAACTAAACCAGGAACCCGACTATGAAAACCTGCTCATACGGGCAGATGAAAATGGAAAAATACTCCGCCTCAAAGATATAGCACGTATCGAACTGGGCTCCCTCGATCATGCCTACGCCGCCGCCGTCTCCAGCAGAGGACGCCCCGATGCCGGCATCTTCGTCTTCCAGGTACCAGGCTCCAATGCCAACGATATCCAGACCGCCATATTCAACCTACTCAAAAAAGCGAAGAAGTCCTTTCCCGCAGGCCTGGACTATACAGTGAGTTACAGCACCAAAACATTCCTGGACGAAGCAATAGACCAGGTAAAACATACTTTCATAGAAGCTTTTATCCTCGTGTTCATCGTGGTGTTTATCTTCCTGCAGGATCTTCGCTCTACTATCATACCGGCTATCACCGTACTCGTGTCCATCGTAGGTACCTTTTTCTTCATGAAACTACTGGGCCTTACCATCAATATGCTCACTCTCTTCGCGCTGGTACTGGCAATCGGTATTGTCGTCGACGACGCAATAGTCGTCGTTGAAGCCGTCCACACAAAATTAGGCCACAACGTACCACCGCGTAATGCCACCGTCAGCGCCATGAGCGAGATCACCGGCGTGATCATTTCGATCACCCTGGTGATGGCTGCCGTATTCCTCCCCGTTAGCCTCATAGATGGCCCGGTAGGCATGTTCTACCGCCAGTTTGCTTTTACCCTGGCCATCGCCATCATCCTCTCCGCCATCAACGCCCTTACCCTCAGCCCCGCCTTATGTGCCATCCTGCTGAAAGCGGGCCACACAAACGATCAAAAAGGGATACGTCGCATATTCCACTTGTTCAACCTTGGCTTCGATGCCGCTACCGCTAAATACATCCGTGCCGCTCAGGTACTGATTCGTCACAAAGGGTGGACAATGGGTGGACTGGTAGTGATCGTAATCGCTACCGTCATATTGGCGCAAAAAGTACCTAAAGCATTCATCCCCACAGAAGACCAGAGCACGCTGATATCTACTGTCAATCTGGCCCCCGGCGCCGGATACACCCGCACCAAAAAGCTGCTCGATAGCGTAGAACACCTGGTCAGCAAAATAGATGGAGTAGACTTTACCTCCATCGTAGTAGGCGAAAATCTAATGTCCGCAAGCGTATCCCCGTCATTCGGCTCCATGTATACCGCCCTCAAACCAAAAAAAGATAGAGGAAAATTCGCAGACATCAACGCCATCGCTGACTCAGTCAACAAAATATTCTACGGCCTCCCCGAAGGCAACTCTTATACCTTTAACCTGCCTACCGTACAGGGTTTCGGTACCATAGATGGATTGGATGTAGTATTGAAAGATAATACCGGCGCTCCCATCACAAAACTCGCAGACCAGGCCAATAAGTTCATAGCAGCATTGCTGAAACAAAAAGAGATAGGTACCGCCTATACCTCCTTTAATGCCAACTACCCACAGTACCAGCTGGATGTCGACGACGTCAGGGCCAAACAATTCGGGCTGGAAGTAAGTGACGTACTGTCCACCATGCAGGCATATTACGGCAGCATCTACGCCTCCGACTTCAACCGATTTGGTAAATATTATCGTGTAGTCGTACAGGCAGACATCCCCTTCCGGGTAGATGAACAAAGCCTGCAATATATACAGGTGAAGAATAAACAGGGAGAAATGGTTCCTATGACCGCCGTCGCCCAACTGAAGCGGGTATTCGGTCCCGAAGTGATCAACCACCTCAATCAGTCCAATGCCATCACCATCAGCGTACAGGCCGCAAAAGGATATTCCTCCGACGATGCGATGAAGACGATCGACCAGGTCGCATCGCAACTACCCCATGGATATGCGCATGAATATATAGGTATGGCAAGAGAAGAACAGGCAGCCGGCTCCCAGACCGTCTTCGTGTTCGGATTGTGTGTGATATTTGTATACCTCCTGCTCTCCTCACAGTACGAAAGTTATGTACTGCCACTGGCAGTGATGCTCACACTACCCACCGGCATACTGGGCGTCTTTACCTTTATCTGGTGGATGGGTGTCTCCAATAACATCTACGTGCAGATCACCTTGATCATGCTTATCGGCCTGCTGGCCAAAAACGCTATCCTGATCGTTGAATTCGCCGTACAAAGAAGAAGAGCCGGACACCCACTGGTAGAAGCCGCACTCGAAGCTGCCAGGCTCCGCCTCAGACCTATTCTGATGACCTCCCTAGCCTTTATAGCAGGAATGCTGCCATTACTGTTTGCAAAAGGAGCTACAGAACAAGGAAATGTGGCCATCGCCTCCGGCGCCATCGGCGGAATGTTGTTCGGCGTCGTATTAGGAGTGTTCATCACTCCCGTGCTATTCATCATCTTTCAGGCACTACAGGAAAAAATATTCGGTAATAAACATAGACTACCCGCATTGGCAATAGCAAAATTGTGA
- a CDS encoding DUF4265 domain-containing protein, whose translation MLISAPEQFLRGVCIHDVEIFPIFRPAFINRPPMHEFVKILFRYHSSILEELTAESLWAIPIDKAKGHYEIDSIPLYAPIVTKGDIVFATYEVNEPTLVYQDTILPSGSSTIQVIMMSSSKDVEAIRQLFKLMGCSSAVVNNNYFVIHVPAALDYMPVKRRLEQLSKSGTLDYAEALLSENHQYV comes from the coding sequence ATGCTGATAAGCGCCCCGGAGCAATTTCTTCGGGGCGTTTGCATTCATGATGTAGAAATATTCCCTATCTTCCGCCCTGCTTTTATCAACAGACCGCCGATGCACGAATTTGTTAAGATACTATTCCGCTACCATAGCAGTATACTGGAGGAGCTGACTGCCGAGAGCCTGTGGGCGATCCCGATCGACAAAGCCAAGGGGCATTATGAAATTGACAGCATTCCTTTGTATGCACCGATTGTGACTAAAGGTGATATTGTCTTTGCTACCTATGAAGTGAACGAGCCAACTCTTGTATACCAGGATACTATTCTACCCTCTGGGAGTTCTACGATACAGGTCATTATGATGAGCTCTTCCAAAGATGTGGAGGCGATCCGGCAGTTATTCAAGCTGATGGGTTGTTCCAGTGCAGTTGTGAACAACAATTATTTTGTTATACATGTACCGGCGGCACTTGACTACATGCCGGTGAAACGTAGACTGGAGCAACTAAGCAAGTCTGGTACACTGGACTATGCAGAGGCATTGTTATCGGAAAATCATCAATACGTGTGA
- a CDS encoding S9 family peptidase, translating to MRYILLLLLFVHTTVYAQKNASIPFEKWISLQSSFAPVISPDGKTVIYSVNTTDWANNSYDWEIWMKREGDMPIQLTRTAKGTSNAARFTPDSKYVSFLADRGNKNQLYIISIYGGEALQVTQEEEGVNDYRWSPDGKQVAFIKTAGDSPKEKATKERFGGFSIEGQEYKQNHLWVANFHMDSILLAGQYPCYTKKDSSGGKPTIPCTKLPVGQRLTQGDFSVNGFDWSPDGKKIIFNQQINPLILSDISSDIVWVDVSSKKMDTLVQHPTGDFFSSWQPDGRAFLYYSAVDDSTTNFYKNNRLFIYEIGSRRSKEIATDIDESKMAAEWHQQGIFVRAFDKNKIKLYSIDAKGGNSKVIPISLDLVNGVAFSKNTNKVAISGRNYADLQEIYTADNLQQPLKKITNSTQQIAGWNTPVNELISWKSKDGATIEGVLLKPRDYDANKKYPLLVLIHGGPTAIDLPDPTPTYVYPAMQWIEKGALVLRVNYRGSTGYGEKFRSLNVGNLGVGDMWDVVSGVEYLQQKGMIDTSKMGCMGWSQGGYISAFLTTNTHLFKAISVGAGISNWVTYYVNTDITPFTRQYLKATPWSDMNIYLKTSPMTNINNASTPTLIQHGEFDKRVPVPNAYELYRGLQDRHVPSQLIIYKGFGHGISKPKERLAAVWHNWLWFNKYVFGESDETIPAE from the coding sequence ATGCGATATATACTGTTATTATTACTTTTTGTGCACACTACTGTTTATGCGCAAAAAAATGCTTCTATTCCTTTTGAAAAGTGGATCAGCCTGCAATCTTCCTTTGCGCCGGTTATTTCTCCGGATGGCAAGACGGTGATCTATTCTGTCAATACTACTGACTGGGCCAATAACAGCTATGACTGGGAGATCTGGATGAAGCGGGAAGGCGATATGCCCATACAGCTCACCCGTACGGCCAAGGGTACGAGCAATGCAGCCAGGTTCACCCCTGACAGTAAGTATGTGAGTTTCCTCGCCGACAGGGGCAACAAGAACCAGTTATATATCATCTCGATATATGGCGGAGAGGCGTTGCAGGTGACGCAAGAAGAGGAAGGTGTGAATGACTACCGGTGGAGTCCTGACGGCAAGCAGGTTGCTTTTATAAAAACGGCTGGTGATAGTCCGAAGGAGAAAGCGACTAAGGAGCGTTTTGGCGGATTCAGTATTGAAGGGCAAGAATATAAGCAGAATCATTTGTGGGTTGCCAACTTTCATATGGACTCTATCCTGTTGGCCGGACAGTATCCTTGTTATACGAAAAAGGATTCCAGCGGCGGCAAGCCGACGATCCCCTGTACTAAACTGCCTGTAGGGCAACGGCTGACACAAGGTGATTTTTCGGTGAACGGATTTGACTGGAGTCCTGATGGTAAAAAGATCATTTTCAATCAGCAGATCAATCCGCTGATACTTTCAGATATCAGTTCAGACATAGTATGGGTAGATGTGTCCAGCAAGAAAATGGATACATTGGTGCAGCATCCTACCGGAGACTTTTTTTCCAGCTGGCAACCAGATGGGAGAGCTTTTCTCTATTATAGTGCGGTAGACGACTCTACCACCAATTTTTATAAAAACAACCGGTTGTTCATTTACGAAATTGGTAGCCGTCGGAGCAAAGAGATCGCTACTGATATCGACGAATCCAAAATGGCAGCGGAGTGGCACCAACAAGGCATATTTGTACGGGCATTCGACAAGAATAAGATAAAGCTGTATAGTATAGATGCAAAGGGTGGTAACAGCAAGGTCATTCCTATCTCCCTAGATCTTGTAAACGGTGTTGCCTTTAGCAAGAACACGAACAAGGTGGCTATCTCCGGCAGGAACTATGCGGACTTACAAGAAATATATACTGCTGACAACCTGCAACAGCCATTGAAAAAGATCACTAACAGTACACAGCAGATAGCAGGATGGAATACGCCGGTCAATGAGCTCATCAGTTGGAAGAGTAAAGACGGCGCTACTATAGAAGGTGTATTGCTGAAGCCACGGGATTATGATGCGAATAAGAAATACCCTTTGTTGGTACTGATCCATGGCGGGCCTACGGCTATCGATCTTCCTGATCCGACGCCGACATATGTATACCCGGCGATGCAATGGATCGAGAAAGGGGCGCTGGTATTGCGGGTGAACTACCGGGGCAGTACGGGTTATGGTGAAAAGTTTCGTTCGCTGAATGTGGGTAATCTTGGTGTGGGTGACATGTGGGATGTGGTAAGTGGCGTTGAGTATCTTCAGCAAAAGGGGATGATAGACACTTCAAAAATGGGCTGTATGGGTTGGAGCCAGGGCGGTTATATTTCTGCCTTCCTGACTACCAACACGCATCTGTTTAAGGCTATTTCCGTAGGTGCGGGTATCTCTAACTGGGTGACCTATTATGTGAACACAGATATCACGCCATTTACGAGACAGTATTTGAAGGCGACGCCCTGGAGTGATATGAACATTTACCTGAAGACTTCGCCTATGACAAATATCAACAATGCGAGTACACCAACGTTGATCCAGCACGGTGAGTTCGACAAGCGTGTGCCGGTTCCCAATGCGTATGAATTATACCGGGGATTACAGGACAGGCATGTGCCCAGCCAGCTGATCATCTACAAGGGATTCGGGCATGGCATCAGCAAGCCCAAGGAGCGACTGGCTGCGGTGTGGCACAATTGGCTGTGGTTCAATAAATATGTATTCGGAGAATCGGATGAAACGATACCAGCGGAATAA
- a CDS encoding DNA-3-methyladenine glycosylase, with amino-acid sequence MEKLTYDFYNRADVLQIARELLGKVVVSRFDGQFTAGRIVEVEAYAGVGDKASHAYGGRHTARTAIMYAAAGHAYVYLCYGIHHLFNIVTNEAGTPHAILVRGIAPVAGIPLMLQRSRKPVADHSLGRGPGNVSKALGIATGHTGVSLLGEELYIADDGYVVTAKDIATTARIGVDYAGADALLPYRFAIKGNPYVSGNKKANTSLV; translated from the coding sequence ATGGAAAAACTAACATATGATTTTTATAACCGGGCGGATGTATTACAGATAGCGCGGGAGTTGCTAGGTAAGGTGGTGGTGAGCCGGTTTGACGGGCAGTTTACTGCGGGTCGTATTGTGGAGGTGGAGGCCTATGCGGGTGTGGGGGACAAGGCCAGTCATGCGTATGGTGGCAGGCATACAGCCCGTACGGCTATCATGTATGCTGCTGCGGGGCATGCGTATGTGTACCTGTGTTATGGTATACATCACTTATTTAACATTGTCACGAATGAAGCGGGCACACCTCATGCGATACTGGTGCGGGGGATTGCGCCGGTAGCGGGTATTCCGCTGATGTTACAACGTAGCCGTAAGCCGGTAGCGGATCATTCGCTGGGCCGTGGTCCCGGGAATGTATCCAAGGCGCTTGGCATTGCTACGGGCCATACGGGTGTAAGTCTTCTTGGGGAGGAGCTGTATATTGCGGATGACGGTTATGTGGTGACCGCCAAGGATATTGCTACTACGGCGCGGATAGGCGTGGATTACGCGGGCGCCGATGCGTTGTTGCCGTACCGTTTTGCGATAAAGGGGAATCCTTATGTAAGTGGTAATAAGAAAGCGAATACATCTTTAGTATAA